The genomic region CTCGCCACCGCCCATTTTCTCAATCAGCTGCGGAGCAGTGTTGATCGCCAAGAATGGCCAGTGGTAGTATGCTGCGCTTGCGGCCGGGTTGGAGAAGACTTTCCATTGTTCTGTGGTGGGGACGATATCCATCAGGATGGCGGAGGTGATGTTGTGGGCGGGGTTGTTGTCAACGATGAGGCGGTGCCCGACACGACCGCCGCGGTCATGACCGCACCAGGTAACTGGGCGGGATTTGCCAAAAACTTGTTGGAGGGCTTCGATGATGAGGTTACCGACTGTGCGTTTGCCGTGTTTGGGCGGTAGAGAGGAGAAGCCGTAGCCTGGGAGCTCGACTACGAAGAGGGAGATTTTGTCTTTCCAGTCTGCAATTACGTGACGCCACCTGCAGTCGTCAGTGCCATGTCGATGTGGCTAAGTGATATCCCTTGGAGACGAACATGTAGCTGCTTTGAGGCCAGCCATGCACAACACATAGGACAGAGCCTGAGCCAGTGTCATGACTGTAGCTCTTCACGGTCCCACCCGATGAGACTTCGCTGTTGTTCTCCTGCAAGAAAGAGTGAATAGTCTGGATGGTTTGATCAGTCATATTTGGGGATGAATACAAGCTTTTTGTTATCGTGGTCTGCTATCTTTGAGGTTGCTGTACGCTGCGACACACAAGCTCGCGAGGTGAAGTCCGAGGTCTGGCATCTCATCAGCTTACGAGAGCTCTACTGGCACCGTATGACGGACGAGTCCACACATGAAGCGGGGGCCTCTCCCTCGAACGCTTAATGTTCTTCAGCTTGGCTACCACGGATCGCATAGCACGTGGACTTGCACTTTAAACAATGCTTCTTCTTACGACTTGTTCCAGTTGAAGTGAGCA from Fulvia fulva chromosome 2, complete sequence harbors:
- a CDS encoding Fluoroacetate dehalogenase → MTDQTIQTIHSFLQENNSEVSSGGTVKSYSHDTGSGSVLCVVHGWPQSSYMWRHVIADWKDKISLFVVELPGYGFSSLPPKHGKRTVGNLIIEALQQVFGKSRPVTWCGHDRGGRVGHRLIVDNNPAHNITSAILMDIVPTTEQWKVFSNPAASAAYYHWPFLAINTAPQLIEKMGGGEFVRVNLDRAKGGNAAGTAKFKENDAVAHYAHQFNNAECIAGSCADYAAGATEDVAEQEKDQREGRKVKVPLMVIYSATNLGRMHDVPKAWGAWVEGGESAVRFEGIPDGFGHYLPEECPERVTPLVLEWVEKYGKAE